One Halichondria panicea chromosome 3, odHalPani1.1, whole genome shotgun sequence genomic region harbors:
- the LOC135334349 gene encoding uncharacterized protein LOC135334349: MVASKKEPSTRRQSQRLLKAKKILDDDSIADIDKPKDSAISPNTAKEDDQVSADLCEAEPEGLVLAAEGVGSDDEGPEDVSLSVGRQVSMETRRKEKDHVKRKDDAVREKRRKKHELFKSQKVSKTITKFPEEALEELSLKLAEQKASKTASKRLNKKLKRRQKLLEPSAPAEAQHGSIKVVALAEHSGPEFAGGPLTEDFRRQHFYGDRLKRLPILSIQAKKYRNLPAKNFVQSSVSK, encoded by the exons ATGGTTGCATCTAAGAAGGAACCGAGTACAAGAAGACAGAGTCAACGGCTATTAAAGGCCAAGAAGATTCTCGACGATGACTCAATTGCTGATATTGACAAGCCAAAAGACAGCGCTATATCTCCAAACACAGCCAAGGAAGACGACCAAGTATCAGCAGATCTCTGTGAGGCTGAGCCTGAGGGTCTTGTACTTGCTGCTGAGGGTGTGGGGAGCGATGATGAGGGGCCAGAGGATGTGTCATTGTCGGTGGGACGACAAGTATCCATGGAGACGAGGAGGAAGGAGAAAGACCATGTCAAACG GAAAGACGACGCTGTTCGTGAAAAGCGAAGGAAAAAGCACGAGTTATTCAAAAGCCAGAAGGTGTCCAAGACCATTACCAAATTCCCAGAGGAAGCTTTGGAGGAGCTATCATTGAAATTAGCAGAGCA aaaagCGTCTAAAACAGCCTCAAAAAGACTTAACAAAA AACTGAAACGTCGACAGAAGCTGCTAGAACCGTCAGCACCAGCCGAGGCACAGCATGGATCTATAAAAGTGGTTGCTTTGGCTGAGCACAGTGGACCAGAGTTTGCAGGAGGGCCTCTCACAGAGGACTTCAGGAGGCAACATTTCTATGGGGACAGATTGAAGAGATTACCTA TTTTGAGTATTCAAGCAAAGAAATATCGAAATCTTCCAGCCAAAAACTTTGTCCAGTCGTCAGTTTCTAAATGA
- the LOC135334293 gene encoding uncharacterized protein LOC135334293 has product MTEGSDVDLEDGELMSSDEEGDSGVKKELPVEEVETTKSSPKPTTSEQTHETSLATQSSIEPVSDDGEIYSDNEESAYFPQQVKSRPPPKRRTQDLPQRKRVSRWSDAYTSSPTRPQGQENNNRSHSPEKSRKNTHSDSPDQETCFEEHDNSNDRRSSRDRKRRRSSPIRRRDSPNRSGDRHSSPESRRSYNNHDRNQDRNSPGPQRQKWSHRGGYGSSSPYQSKGHSRYGRGRGGGGNKRFQNVPAKEYRFLSQQVPQRLREGLSLLPDPKYGRSTRVDLSMYPPPATWYLRELKAWDALHKAKKLTATIQQQTSTDPSLPVPTFTASVSSSSFQPTSMISLLAPMAPLPVPLMSSLVNIDTADSKPTHPPIVSYVNTDARNEHTNYDVDTTPPPLDPSMPFAQPMPSSSNIPFAQPLISSFQTQPPLTTIDSLSEQTSQPEQTNHDSAKEFIVPGFSNELKEPQIETESATLDVSNVTVSDVDSSFLGRTVSVSSEVAMEIDWKTDSQCGTPGLPTPSSPIFTPPKPITPTLPSTPTQPHSSHTPTEDAPHPESNTTSQAPEIPLHSTDDETHQNPASSHSTFVTSSPSLVSPCNSQEEAEPIMYNLRSKPAPDTMDLVEKRKYHRNVMEVIDVSDEEIDYDSYLDQLDDDEVPISATITSSLALSSLLQDSLPKLGGEELDPFSEDFPVINRASAPEISSGGGSLMALVGAEAVKEPEAVRKQPGLKSSKRKEKELTWKARQRQRQLAAKEAPPLQKPPRPQCKYFMNGICKNGDNCTFSHEGPRTKKKEVCKFYKLDTCNKGQDCMYYHGEFPCMFYHLKQYCRNGENCKFSHAPLNADTEALLATVVDCVTPTATTPTPHPLMANERMLINEDGIQVNMFGQSEGFVASMPKEATTEEMTVSIPLTKVKIKTKLGRIPKKSTAPATSMAPPSWNSNTPAPLFPGTSLGDHTKGEAQNPPKRVLLPTPPLHVKLTPEDFKRMENMPHEYWEAPHLSETHPQPHPPGIPERRPSIEPSYRPPPPFPPRQRQPFYRPPVPPPRPAPPEQSWNQPPPHQWPGKMESGPPNSNRPLPDVHVGPGVWNQNAPPRPDKNASGGYPRPAPRPSGMDSRPSGMDPRPSGMDSRPSGMDSRHTGNDPRHSTIKNPSDPRNSPSQPYQGPGAKWGQSTNIGKMQSSPPYAGQHGMSPPLSTDKRGWSDKMSPNWKKPDRVSPAWGTNHDPRYSSNDPRFSAHSDPRNSSSQPYHGPGAKWGQSTNIGKMQSSPPYAGQHGMSPPLSTDKRGQLDKMSPNWKPASWGTSPDHQSSTGKGVGDATKRLDPRKKYSHLKIKSKNSPNESSTEPTSEPSYKIPKLLSDSTGLEKPIDPKELFGSDGGMESQPYGEITFGTYKSPFTQNTKINENTPSETAASINNKTVSNMQTTTDEMKSTGQEVAVPSYFAQIESELGGGGLEIESAFSSLLEKSKEEESKGQESQARKLPSVFGFGL; this is encoded by the exons ATGACCGAGGGTAGTGATGTGGACTTAGAGGACGGGGAGTTGATGTCTAGCGATGAAGAAGGAGATAGCGGTGTAAAGAAG GAATTGCCTGTGGAGGAGGTTGAAACTACAAAGAGTTCCCCGAAACCCACCACCTCCGAACAGACGCACGAAACGTCACTGGCGACTCAATCTAGCATCGAACCAGTCTCAGATGACGGTGAAATATATTCCGACAACGAGGAATCGGCGTATTTCCCACAGCAAGTCAAGAGTCGACCTCCCCCCAAGCGACGAACGCAAGACCTCCCACAGAGAAAGCGAGTGTCGAGATGGTCTGACGCCTACACAAGCTCTCCGACGAGACCCCAGGGGCAGGAGAATAACAACCGGTCACATTCACCCGAAAAAAGTCGTAAAAACACCCACTCTGATTCTCCGGACCAGGAGACGTGTTTTGAAGAGCATGATAACTCAAATGATAGAAGGTCATCTCGTGACAGAAAAAGGCGACGAAGTAGCCCAATCAGAAGACGTGACAGTCCTAATAGATCTGGTGATCGTCACTCGAGTCCCGAGAGCAGACGAAGCTATAATAATCACGATCGGAATCAGGATCGGAATAGTCCAGGGCCTCAACGTCAGAAATGGTCACATCGAGGTGGTTATGGCTCATCAAGTCCTTACCAATCAAAAGGGCATTCCCGCTATGGTCGTGGTCGCGGCGGCGGCGGTAACAAACGTTTTCAAAATGTGCCTGCAAAGGAATATCGCTTTCTCTCACAACAG GTACCACAGCGATTAAGGGAGGGACTTTCTCTTCTCCCCGACCCTAAATACGGGCGTAGCACTCGTGTTGACCTCTCAATGTACCCACCACCTGCAACATGGTATCTGAGAGAGCTGAAGGCATGGGACGCACTCCACAAGGCCAAGAAACTCACAGCAACCATTCAGCAGCAGACCTCTACTGATCCGTCTCTACCAGTTCCCACATTTACTGCAAGCGTTAGTAGCAGTTCGTTCCAGCCCACATCGATGATCTCCCTTCTAGCACCGATGGCTCCTCTTCCAGTACCATTAATGAGCAGTCTGGTGAATATCGATACAGCTGATTCGAAACCAACCCACCCTCCAATTGTCTCTTATGTCAATACAGATGCCAGAAATGAACACACTAACTATGACGTTGATACCACACCGCCACCGCTCGATCCCAGTATGCCTTTTGCTCAACCAATGCCATCATCTTCAAATATACCGTTTGCTCAACCCCTGATATCTTCTTTTCAAACCCAACCACCGTTGACTACCATTGATAGTCTCTCTGAGCAAACCTCACAACCTGAACAAACTAATCACGATTCTGCAAAAGAGTTTATTGTTCCTGGTTTCAGTAATGAACTTAAAGAGCCTCAAATCGAAACTGAAAGTGCGACACTGGATGTTAGTAATGTTACGGTCAGTGATGTGGACAGCTCGTTCCTAGGAAGAACTGTATCCGTCTCGTCTGAAGTTGCTATGGAGATAGACTGGAAAACTGACAGCCAAT GTGGAACTCCTGGTCTACCAACTCCTAGCAGTCCAATCTTCACTCCCCCCAAACCAATCACCCCCACACTTCCGtccacccccacacagcctcactcatcacacacccccacagaAGACGCTCCACACCCTGAGTCGAACACCACATCACAGGCTCCCGAAATTCCCCTACATTCTACTGATGACGAAACACACCAGAACCCGGCATCTTCTCATTCTACCTTTGTTACCTCCTCACCGAGCCTcgtgtcaccttgtaactcaCAAGAAGAGGCCGAGCCAATCATGTACAACCTTCGATCGAAACCTGCCCCAGATACAATGGATTTGGTGGAGAAACGCAAGTATCATCGGAACGTAATGGAAGTAATAGACGTTAGTGACGAAGAGATTGACTATGATAGTTACCTTGATCAGCTTGACGACGATGAAGTCCCTATTAGTGCAACAATAACCAGCTCATTGGCACTCTCGAGTCTGCTCCAGGACAGTCTCCCGAAACTGGGTGGTGAAGAACTTGACCCGTTTAGCGAGGACTTCCCTGTAATTAACCGAGCGAGTGCCCCCGAGATCTCGAGTGGTGGAGGGAGCTTAATGGCTTTAGTCGGAGCGGAGGCGGTCAAAGAACCGGAAGCTGTCAGGAAAC AGCCTGGTCTTAAGAGCAGTAAGAGGAAAGAGAAGGAGTTGACTTGGAAGGCCAGGCAGAGACAACGCCAGCTTGCCGCTAAAGAGGCCCCTCCCCTACAGAAACCACCACGCCCACAATGCAAATATTTTATGAATGGAATATGCAAGAAT GGAGACAACTGTACGTTCAGTCACGAGGGGCCCAGAACCAAGAAGAAGGAAGTGTGCAAGTTCTATAAACTGGACACTTGTAACAAAGGGCAAGACTGTATGTACTATCATG GTGAGTTCCCGTGCATGTTCTACCACCTGAAGCAGTACTGTAGGAACGGGGAAAACTGCAAGTTCTCACACGCCCCCCTCAACGCAGACACTGAGGCACTGCTCGCCACT GTGGTTGACTGTGTAACCCCTACCgcgaccacacccacaccacaccccctcatgGCCAACGAGAGAATGTTAATCAATGAGGACGGTATACAAGTCAATATGTTTGGGCAGAGTGAAGGATTCGTTGCATCAATGCCTAAGGAAGCTACCACCGAAGAAATGACTGTTTCCATCCCTCTCACAAAAGTAAAGATAAAAACGAAGTTAGGCCGAATACCCAAGAAATCCACAGCCCCTGCCACTTCAATGGCACCTCCATCTTGGAACTCTAATACCCCCGCCCCATTATTCCCTGGCACCTCGTTAGGTGATCATACGAAGGGGGAAGCTCAAAATCCCCCCAAACGTGTTCTGCTACCTACTCCTCCCCTCCATGTTAAACTAACACCAGAGGATTTCAAACGAATGGAGAATATGCCACACGAATATTGGGAAGCACCGCATCTCTCAGAGACACACCctcaaccacacccacctggcATACCTGAGCGGAGACCATCGATTGAGCCAAGCTATCGTCCACCACCACCCTTTCCACCTCGACAAAGGCAGCCATTTTATCGTCCTCCAGTGCCCCCACCACGCCCAGCACCTCCTGAGCAGAGCTGGAATCAACCTCCTCCTCATCAATGGCCAGGCAAGATGGAATCAGGTCCTCCTAATTCAAACAGACCACTACCTGACGTACACGTAGGACCTGGCGTGTGGAACCAAAACGCACCACCACGGCCAGATAAAAACGCTAGTGGAGGTTATCCCAGACCAGCTCCTAGACCGAGTGGAATGGATTCTAGACCAAGTGGAATGGATCCTAGACCAAGTGGAATGGATTCTAGACCGAGTGGAATGGATTCTAGACATACTGGCAACGATCCAAGACATTCAACTATAAAGAATCCAAGCGACCCTCGCAATTCACCATCCCAGCCTTATCAGGGACCTGGTGCGAAATGGGGGCAGTCAACTAACATTGGAAAAATGCAATCATCGCCACCCTATGCGGGTCAACACGGAATGTCTCCACCACTGAGCACTGATAAACGAGGATGGTCAGACAAAATGTCTCCGAATTGGAAGAAACCAGACCGTGTGTCGCCAGCGTGGGGTACTAACCATGACCCAAGATATTCAAGTAACGACCCGAGATTTTCTGCTCATAGTGACCCTCGCAATTCATCATCCCAACCTTATCACGGACCTGGTGCAAAATGGGGACAGTCAACAAACATTGGAAAAATGCAATCCTCGCCACCCTACGCAGGTCAACACGGAATGTCTCCGCCATTGAGCACTGATAAGCGAGGACAGTTGGACAAAATGTCTCCGAATTGGAAACCAGCCTCGTGGGGCACAAGCCCTGATCACCAGAGCTCCACTGGCAAAGGTGTGGGAGATGCAACTAAACGTTTAGATCCTAGGAAAAAGTATTCTCATTTGAAAATCAAATCGAAAAACTCTCCAAATGAGAGCAGCACAGAACCGACTTCGGAGCCTAGCTACAAAATTCCTAAACTTCTGTCAGATTCAACTGGGTTAGAGAAACCTATCGACCCTAAGGAACTATTTGGCAGTGACGGCGGTATGGAGAGTCAACCCTACGGAGAAATCACGTTTGGCACTTACAAATCTCCATTTACTcaaaacacaaaaattaacgAAAACACTCCGTCAGAAACAGCAGCAAGTATAAATAATAAGACTGTTTCCAATATGCAAACTACTACAGATGAGATGAAATCCACAGGTCAAGAAGTGGCCGTACCCTCGTACTTTGCACAGATTGAGTCTGAActgggagggggtggtctcgAGATTGAGAGTGCATTTAGTTCGCTGTTGGAGAAGAGCAAAGAGGAAGAGAGTAAAGGCCAAGAATCTCAAGCTAGGAAACTGCCTAGTGTGTTTGGATTTGGACTGTAG
- the LOC135333042 gene encoding uncharacterized protein LOC135333042 produces the protein MATPKKTSQEQVNFEQEYAFRSVELFKTETLGTGSYGAVCKARCDQLICAAKLLYPVLFQMITPDPGKQHRQPMKRFELECRFLSLINHPNIIQYLGTYRDPDTNAPVLLMELMDESLTHFLESSPGDIPYHIQVNLSYDIAQALAFLHSNEIIHRDLSSNNVLLLAGRAKVADFGMSKFDTHLATMTTCPGTAAYMSPEALNTPPVYTEKLDNFSLGVLILQTMTRKYPNPSDQFITKELVDPHFPSRKIKAKVPVPETERREAHISLTDIFNPLLQTALDCLADNETDRPTSKKLCQKFALLKESNKYTESAQKDMGKLLREKICQSEEQKELIKAQKQELEMIKKQKEGALGMIQESAKEETCTPELKEHTKLKEIQLQSARQQLRTQDDQLLRKDDEIQELRAALQEKERALEQLQQKRDTAREHNTTDRGSLHNIITTESTPPHPLSNTHTYRESPSNTPTHTPSSTPSSTPVGTPTVPRKRTAWKRPIPPCPTFLKAGSSAVCGNDAYFRGAGSNQVYKFDASERRWRSIGQHPFFGFTLVAIENTLTTVGGFNKESSNKLFDLVDGIWVENLPEMPTSRDRPAAAYTNGYLIVAGGKDVHSEPLQSVNILQLDTKQWAKAAVLPFQTHHASATICEDKIYLTAGDDIEDRNSFAVLSCSISALLQSRRSLSLGARLKKALQPSNKVWQAIADLPTSRSYLVNSGDQLIAIGGSDVTGKSSKNVYKYDSVNNTWIIVVTMTTGRSSCLGAVFMENLLMVVGGYKLTTKEAEAVTLSKRLKRYHRDFNKSNINMSKEKPVTYRQKTMAFKSIELFKTETLGTGSYGAVFKAKCDQLICAAKLLYPVLFKVDMNSSKESKNHRQPFQRFKSECHFLSVVQHPNIVQYLGTYRDPDTNAPVLLMELMDESLTHFLESSPGDIPYNIQVNFSYDIAQALAFLHANDIVHRDLSSNNVLLLAGRAKIADFGMSKFETSFATMTTCPGTAVYMSPEALNVPPVYTEKLDMFSLGVLMIQIMTREFPQPAPRLATKEVIDPSNPGQRITALIVVTEHQRRYEQVSRVNLTHPLLPLAQQCIRDNDITRPSATDLCGILTCMKESTKYKTSAFDGVHNQQREKQLMDKITKLKESFEKKETEQRKKDQKLKEMTEMLKTAKNEIQQLKEKSEVQKKTRTRKDDYLIHSLPVQIDEAEILERQTRHSAGVISPMLSLPPSPLPSPTQRLGEWGPLSDCPINVQAGSSTVVGNKAYFQNKDTGAIVEYDSVNGQWCIIPFHSLKQCGLACFESTLTTVGGYDAQSMPSNKLFSLVDNKWKENLPSMPTKRDSPAVISTLTSLIVAGGRNRFQTPIKAVEVLGLSSKQWTVATALPFLACHSSAVVHDGYMYITSGEGGYNHPQYSVIKCSIDVLQNQENEPIYTNAARVLATQIRRNWEFVSDLPIQHAQLAEVNGHLLALGGSNPPKAHSPNPQAKGTQAVYEYNSVQNTWNRISHMTTSRHRCLAAVVPGNKVIVVGGIPTGNERSKSTEYTKLDN, from the exons ATGGCTACACCAAAAAAGACAAGCCAAGAGCAGGTGAATTTTGAGCAAGAATATGCTTTCAGAAGCGTGGAACTCTTCAAAACTGAGACCCTTGGTACTGGCTCTTATGGGGCGGTGTGTAAAGCCAGGTGTGACCAACTTATCTGTGCTGCCAAGCTACTCTATCCAGTGCTCTTCCAAATGATTACCCCCGATCCTGGCAAACAACACAGACAACCAATGAAACGATTTGAGCTAGAATGTCGATTTCTAAGCCTCATCAACCACCCCAACATAATTCAATACCTCGGGACCTATCGCGACCCCGACACAAATGCACCAGTTCTTCTCATGGAGCTCATGGACGAGAGTCTGACACACTTCCTGGAGTCATCACCTGGAGATATtccctaccacatccaagtcaACCTCTCCTATGACATAGCTCAAGCACTCGCCTTTCTCCACTCCAATGAGATCATTCATCGTGACCTCTCCAGTAACAATGTCCTACTACTAGCAGGCCGTGCTAAAGTTGCCGATTTTGGAATGTCCAAATTTGACACACACCTTGCAACGATGACCACATGCCCGGGAACAGCAGCGTACATGTCCCCTGAGGCTCTAAACACGCCACCAGTGTACACGGAGAAGCTCGACAACTTTTCCCTCGGAGTACTCATACTTCAAACTATGACTAGAAAATATCCCAACCCCTCGGACCAATTCATCACTAAGGAGTTAGTCGATCCGCACTTCCCCAGCCGTAAGATAAAAGCAAAAGTTCCAGTGCCCGAGACAGAGAGAAGAGAAGCACACATCAGTCTTACGGACATCTTCAACCCTCTGCTACAAACAGCTCTAGATTGCCTCGCAGATAACGAAACTGACCGGCCAACTTCGAAGAAACTTTGTCAGAAATTTGCTCTCTTGAAGGAATCGAACAAATACACTGAGAGTGCACAAAAAGATATGGGCAAACTATTGAGAGAAAAAATCTGTCAAAGCGAAGAACAAAAAGAGTTAATAAAAGCTCAAAAACAAGAACTAGAAATGATTAAAAAACAAAAAGAAGGTGCATTGGGTATGATACAGGAGAGTGCCAAAGAAGAAACCTGCACACCAGAACTAAAAGAACATACAAAGCTCAAAGAAATTCAACTTCAGTCtgctagacaacagctacGCACACAAGATGACCAGCTATTAAGAAAAGATGACGAAATTCAAGAATTGAGAGCTGCACTACAGGAGAAAGAAAGAGCACTAGAACAGCTACAACAGAAGAGAGATACTGCACGAGAACACAACACAACAGACAGGGGATCATTGCATAATATAATCACAACTGAAAGTACACCACCACATCCTCTAAgtaacacccacacatacagagAATCTCCTAGcaacacgcccactcacacccCTAGCAGCACACCTAGCAGTACCCCAGTTGGAACTCCAACTGTTCCGAGGAAACGTACAGCTTGGAAAAGACCCATCCCCCCTTGCCCCACCTTTCTCAAAGCCGGCTCATCAGCTGTATGTGGTAACGACGCTTACTTTAGAGGGGCAGGTAGCAACCAGGTTTACAAGTTTGACGCTTCCGAGAGGAGATGGCGATCGATTGGTCAACACCCTTTCTTCGGATTCACTCTAGTAGCCATCGAGAACACGCTCACAACtgtgggtggattcaataaAGAAAGTTCAAACAAGCTATTCGATCTTGTCGACGGAATCTGGGTCGAGAATTTGCCAGAAATGCCAACGAGCAGAGACAGGCCTGCAGCTGCGTACACAAACGGTTACCTCATAGTAGCTGGAGGCAAGGATGTACATTCAGAGCCACTACAATCTGTGAATATCCTACAGTTGGATACCAAGCAATGGGCCAAAGCTGCGGTACTACCATTCCAAACACACCATGCCTCGGCAACGATATGCGAGGACAAGATCTACCTCACAGCTGGAGATGACATTGAAGATCGCAATTCTTTCGCGGTTTTGAGCTGCTCTATTTCTGCTCTCTTGCAAAGTAGGCGGTCCCTATCACTAGGAGCTAGACTAAAGAAAGCATTACAGCCCTCGAACAAGGTGTGGCAAGCTATAGCCGATTTGCCCACTAGTCGGTCCTATTTGGTAAACTCGGGCGATCAACTTATCGCTATCGGTGGGTCAGACGTAACGGGAAAGAGTTCTAAGAATGTGTACAAGTACGACAGCGTGAATAACACCTGGATCATTGTGGTAACTATGACCACAGGACGAAGCAGCTGCCTCGGAGCAGTGTTTATGGAGAACCTACTAATGGTGGTTGGAGGCTATAAATTGACCACAAAGGAAGCAGAAGCTGTCACATTG TCAAAGAGATTGAAGCGGTATCACAGAGACTTCAATAAATCCAATATAAATATGAGCAAAGAAAAACCAGTCACTTATCGACAGAAAACTATGGCCTTCAAGAGCATAGAACTCTTTAAGACTGAGACCCTTGGTACTGGCTCTTATGGAGCAGTGTTCAAAGCCAAGTGTGACCAACTCATCTGTGCTGCCAAGCTACTCTATCCAGTGCTCTTCAAAGTTGACATGAACAGTTCCAAGGAAAGCAAAAATCATCGACAACCATTTCAACGCTTCAAGTCAGAATGCCATTTCTTGAGTGTAGTCCAACATCccaacattgtacagtacttggGAACCTATCGTGATCCTGATACAAATGCACCAGTTCTTCTCATGGAGCTCATGGACGAGAGTTTGACACACTTCCTGGAGTCATCACCTGGAGACATTCCCTACAACATTCAAGTCAACTTCTCCTACGACATAGCTCAAGCACTTGCCTTTCTCCACGCCAACGACATTGTCCATCGCGACCTCTCAAGCAACAACGTCCTTCTCTTGGCAGGTCGTGCAAAAATTGCGGATTTTGGAATGTCTAAATTCGAAACCAGTTTTGCGACGATGACCACATGCCCAGGAACAGCAGTGTACATGTCCCCTGAGGCTCTAAACGTGCCACCAGTGTACACAGAAAAACTGGATATGTTCTCGCTCGGCGTTCTAATGATTCAAATCATGACGAGAGAATTTCCTCAACCAGCCCCCCGATTGGCCACCAAAGAGGTTATCGATCCGAGCAATCCAGGGCAGAGAATTACAGCATTGATTGTAGTAACGGAACACCAAAGAAGATACGAACAAGTCAGCCGAGTCAATTTGACACATCCACTACTGCCGTTAGCTCAACAATGCATTAGAGATAACGACATCACACGACCATCGGCGACAGACTTGTGTGGAATTCTAACATGCATGAAAGAATCGACAAAGTACAAAACAAGCGCGTTTGATGGGGTTCACAATCAACAAAGAGAAAAACAACTGATGGATAAAATTACAAAATTGAAGGAAAGTTTTGAAAAAAAAGAAACAGAGCAGAGAAAAAAAGATCAAAAGCTGAAAGAAATGACAGAAATGTTAAAAACCGCAAAAAATGAAATACAACAGTTGAAAGAGAAATCAGAAGTACAGAAGAAAACAAGGACAAGAAAAGATGACTACCTAATACACAGTCTCCCCGTACAAATTGATGAAGCAGAAATCCTCGAAAGACAGACACGACACAGTGCAGGAGTAATCAGTCCAATGTTGAGTCTTCCACCGAGCCCCCTCCCCTCACCCACACAGAGACTAGGAGAATGGGGTCCGTTATCAGATTGTCCCATCAACGTACAGGCTGGTAGCTCCACTGTAGTCGGCAACAAGGCTTACTTCCAAAACAAAGATACCGGAGCCATTGTGGAGTATGATAGTGTCAATGGACAGTGGTGCATTATTCCGTTCCATTCGTTGAAACAATGCGGCCTGGCGTGCTTTGAAAGTACTCTGACAACAGTAGGTGGTTACGACGCTCAGTCTATGCCTTCAAACAAGCTTTTTAGCCTCGTCGACAACAAATGGAAGGAAAATCTACCATCCATGCCAACTAAACGCGATTCTCCTGCTGTTATTTCCACATTAACTTCTCTTATCGTAGCCGGGGGAAGAAATCGATTCCAAACCCCCATCAAAGCAGTTGAGGTTTTAGGACTGAGCTCTAAGCAGTGGACAGTGGCTACAGCACTTCCGTTTCTAGCCTGCCATTCATCAGCTGTTGTACACGacgggtacatgtacataacgtCAGGGGAGGGCGGTTACAATCACCCTCAGTATTCGGTCATTAAATGCTCTATTGACGTACTTCAAAATCAAGAAAATGAACCTATCTACACGAACGCAGCGAGAGTGCTAGCTACTCAAATTCGAAGAAACTGGGAGTTTGTTTCAGATCTACCGATACAGCACGCGCAATTAGCGGAAGTCAATGGTCACCTGCTAGCACTTGGAGGTTCAAATCCACCCAAAGCACATTCTCCGAACCCCCAGGCAAAAGGAACACAGGCCGTGTACGAGTATAACTCGGTTCAGAACACATGGAACCGTATCAGTCACATGACTACGAGTCGGCATCGTTGTCTTGCCGCTGTTGTGCCGGGTAATAAGGTGATTGTCGTGGGAGGAATTCCAACAGGCAACGAACGATCGAAATCTACCGAGTACACAAAACTAGATAACTGA